From a region of the Daphnia pulicaria isolate SC F1-1A chromosome 1, SC_F0-13Bv2, whole genome shotgun sequence genome:
- the LOC124326902 gene encoding uncharacterized protein LOC124326902, protein MRSHVNDLSKKINTTENETKIMSGNLSTELKASLKATENKLRNELRATSSHLETSITTNLNTTRTELRNTANNVIADLTTKSRTGEIVDSIGRMPTSCSDLQRMGYKINGFFLVKGLKKMEIVFCDFYPDRNETQKWIGYADVKSAPVHFYVQRNFSFSTKNIPIPFELVRVNEGNAMNLTTGKFTASRTGIYFFSFTGAAFFPSFTQIGIGLYVNGIQIASGRIQKYVTGSQMAPLTIQSTLNLKTGDQVWVQNYHTSSSSSAVFLQDNSVEHLTHFTGFMLEEEIAASL, encoded by the exons ATGAGGTCCCATGTCAATGATttatcgaaaaaaataaaca cgACAGAAAATGAGACGAAAATCATGTCCGGAAATTTGTCAACTGAACTCAAAG CCTCGCTCAAAGCCACCGAAAACAAGTTGAGAAACGAACTGAGAG CAACTTCTAGTCATTTGGAAActtcaataacaacaaatttgaataCAACAAGAACAGAACTGAGAAACACGGCAAATAATGTCATTGCGGATCTGACAACAAAAT CGAGAACGGGTGAAATAGTTGACAGCATTGGTCGAATGCCAACTTCCTGTTCGGATCTGCAGCGAATGGGATATAAAATTAACGGATTCTTTTTAGTGAAAGGattgaagaaaatggaaatagtTTTCTGTGACTTTTATCCTGATCGAAATG aaacacaaaaatggatcggatacgccgacgtcaaatcagcgcccgtccatttctacgttcaaagaaatttttcgttCTCCACGAAAAACATTCCGATTCCGTTTGAGTTGGTGcgggtgaacgagggaaatgccatgaatttgacaacggggaaattcacggcaTCGCGAacgggaatttatttcttctcgttCACGGGAGCAGCGTTTTTCCCTTCATTTACACAAATAGGAATTGGTCTTTATGTTAACGGGATTCAAATCGCGTCGGGTAGAATTCAAAAGTACGTTACTGGTTCTCAAATGGCTCCGTTAACCATACAGTCAACGTTGAACTTGAAGACGGGCGATCAAGTCTGGGTGCAGAATTATCatacgtcatcatcatcatcagcggTGTTTTTGCAGGACAACAGCGTTGAGCACCTCACACATTTCActggtttcatgttggaggaggaaattgccgCGTCCCTCTGA